A genomic window from Silene latifolia isolate original U9 population chromosome 11, ASM4854445v1, whole genome shotgun sequence includes:
- the LOC141611400 gene encoding cytochrome P450 76AD1-like, with the protein MDYTILTMLLSIMVIHLLKTFLHHPKPNKLPPGPKPIPIFGNIFDLGEKPHRSFANLSKIYGPLMSLKLGSVTTIVVSSSAVAEEMFVKNDQALSNRTIPNSVRAGDHDKLSMSWLPVSPKWRKLRKIAAVQLFSVQRLDATQTARQTKVEQLLEYVQECCDLRVPVDIGRATFTTTLSLLSNTFFSKELAHYKCSKSQEFKKLMWAIMEEIGRPNYVDYFPMLGFLDPFSIRRRLANYFDKLITVFQEIIGERLLLKKTGSRDTPNDVLSTLLSLYELDELSMDEINHLLVDIFNAGTDTIASTLEWSMAELMKTPEIMTKAQFEIEQTFGKNRPVIQESDISNLPYLQAIIKETLRLHPPTVFLLPRKAEEDVELYGYIVPKNAQVLVNLWAISRDEKVWVNPEVFHPERFLGSDIDVKGRNFELLPFGAGRRICPGMTLAYRMLCLMLANLVNSFDWKLEDGVSRSDLDMNEKFGITLQKVIPLKLIPVAKK; encoded by the exons ATGGATTATACTATACTAACCATGCTACTTTCAATTATGGTAATCCATCTCTTAAAAACCTTCTTGCACCATCCTAAACCTAATAAACTTCCTCCGGGTCCAAAACCGATTCCAATTTTTGGCAATATTTTCGACCTTGGAGAAAAACCTCATCGATCGTTCGCAAACCTATCGAAAATATACGGTCCATTAATGTCATTAAAACTCGGTAGTGTCACAACCATAGTCGTATCCTCGTCAGCTGTGGCCGAAGAAATGTTCGTTAAAAACGATCAAGCTCTTTCAAACAGAACGATCCCAAACTCCGTCAGGGCAGGTGATCACGACAAACTTTCCATGTCGTGGTTACCCGTGTCACCAAAATGGCGAAAACTAAGAAAAATAGCCGCAGTTCAATTATTCTCGGTCCAACGACTAGACGCTACCCAAACCGCTAGGCAAACCAAGGTTGAACAACTCCTTGAGTACGTCCAAGAGTGTTGTGATTTACGTGTACCGGTCGATATTGGTAGGGCGACATTTACGACAACACTTAGCTTATTATCAAACACTTTTTTCTCTAAGGAATTGGCTCATTATAAATGTAGTAAGTCCCAAGAGTTTAAGAAGCTTATGTGGGCAATTATGGAAGAAATTGGGAGGCCTAATTATGTGGATTATTTCCCCATGCTTGGATTCTTGGATCCGTTTAGCATACGACGTCGTTTGGCTAATTACTTTGATAAATTAATCACGGTATTTCAGGAAATTATTGGGGAGCGATTATTGTTGAAGAAGACAGGTAGCAGGGATACTCCAAATGATGTGCTAAGTACACTACTTAGTCTCTATGAGCTAGATGAGCTCAGTATGGATGAGATTAACCATCTACTCGTG GATATCTTCAACGCCGGAACGGACACAATTGCAAGTACACTAGAATGGTCAATGGCAGAGTTAATGAAAACCCCTGAAATAATGACCAAAGCTCAATTCGAAATTGAACAAACCTTTGGTAAAAACCGCCCTGTAATTCAAGAATCCGACATCTCAAACCTACCCTATTTACAAGCTATAATCAAAGAAACATTACGACTACATCCTCCAACCGTATTCTTATTACCTAGGAAAGCCGAGGAAGATGTTGAATTATACGGCTACATTGTGCCTAAAAATGCACAAGTCCTAGTGAACTTATGGGCCATTTCGCGAGATGAAAAAGTATGGGTGAACCCGGAGGTGTTTCACCCTGAAAGGTTTCTAGGATCCGACATTGATGTAAAAGGTCGTAATTTTGAGCTATTGCCATTTGGTGCCGGTAGGAGGATATGTCCGGGAATGACATTGGCTTATCGAATGTTATGCTTAATGTTGGCTAATCTTGTGAATTCGTTTGATTGGAAGCTTGAAGACGGGGTTAGTCGAAGCGATTTGGACATGAATGAGAAATTTGGGATTACTTTGCAAAAGGTCATTCCCCTCAAACTCATTCCGGTTGCTAAGAAGTAA